CTGCCAGCGAAGCGGATCCTGTTAATTATCTCTTCTCTTATTGTCACCTTTTCACCGCTCCTGTTAATAAATGGGGGGGCGGGGTATCATCTTGTGCCCATGAGACGCCGACGTAGAGCCCTATCACTTTTGGAAGTGGTCATCGCCCTTTCGCTCACCTCTATTCTGCTCTTTTTTCTCTTTGGATTTTACAGGCAGTTGACTCTGCTGGATGTGCAGGCGGAGAAGATCCAGGAGAGGATCTCCGCACGAGAGAAGACTCAGCTGCGTCTCATGCAGATCTTCTCCAATCTTCCACCCGAAGATGAGAAGACGCCCCCCCTCTTTTACACAGAGTCTACCCCAGAGGGGGTCGACTTAAGCCTTGTCTTCTCGTTCGATCAGGGGGTCGATACTGAGGAGAAGTTGTCTGGAAAAGTAAGAGGCGTGCTTCTTCTAACTAAAAAAGGGCTGCTTGAGTTGCATACACTGCCCCTAGAAGGAGAATCGATTAGAAGAAGAGAGGTCTTGATGCAGCAAGTAAACTCCCTCTCTTTCTCCTTTTTTGATCCGATTAAAGAGTCCTGGGTGACATCATGGGATCAGGAGAATGAGTCGCTTCCTCCTATGGTTAAAATCTCTTTGAAAGAGAAGGAAGAGGTGAAACCTGAGCTAGATTCTGAGGCGAAACCCGAAGTGAGACCAGAGATTAGCTTCGCCTTCTTCCTCCCTCCCTCGCAACTTCCAACCTTCTATGAACAATGAACCTATCCACGAACTCAAAAACTTATAATTTGCGGATAGGTTCATGAACATTCTTATTCTCGTAGGCAGCTTTCTTCTGATTCTCTCTTTCGGAGCTGCAACGCTTGTTAAACATGGGACATCCTCTCTGTTAAAACAGACCTACTTTACCTCTTCTATGAATGTGGAGAAGCGCGTGCATAATGCAGCACAGAAGAAACAGTTTCTTGCAAAAGCCTCCAAAACAAAAAAGAAAGAGAATTCAACGGAAACTTCTAAATCGGAGAAAAAAGAGAGTAAGCCAAAAATTTTTAAGCGAGATCGAGAAAACCCCTCAGAACTCTCTAAATTAAATTTAAGCCCTCTCTTCGTCTCGCCAGCCCCCTCCACCCATAGTGAACATTATGAGATCGCGGCTAAACTCCTCAGAAATATTTATGTAGGCACAAGTATAGAGAAGGCCGCTGCTGCTGCATCGATTGCCGATTTTGAGTATAAAATTCTAGACGCTTTAATCGAGCTTGGCAGGTCGCAGAAAGAGACTCTCTCTTTCGAAAAGCTCATTCCTGAAGAGAGGAGCCTGCGGGAGCTCTACATTAAAATGATAAAGGGAACCAAACACTACTCGGTAGATGAGAAGAAGGGGTATCCGCCTCTTGAAGACTTCTTTCTTCTTGATAACGGAAAGAAGAGCAAGCCGATCCTCTTCTGCTTTGCTTCGACTCCACTACTTAGATCGGTCTTTGGAGAGAGTGTTTTACAAACCATTCTGGAGCAGGAGAAAGAGAAGGGAGAGAAGGGAGTCAGCCCTCCACTAAAGAAAGAGGAGCTCGAAGCTCTTCTTGTTAAGAATGGAGACCCAAAGATTCAGCTAACAACACTTACAGATCTACTCAACTTCACGAGAAGAGGAGTCCCCTCTCAAACGGTTACCTACTCCGATCCAAAAACAAAAATCCGCCGCAAGCTCCCCCTTCTCAAAGAACAAAATTCAAGATAAGACATAGGAAAAATTAACAGGATCGCCGCATACGCGGCGGCAGGATAAGAAAGAGAAAAAGAATTCTTTCTTTCCATCCTGCCGGCGCGGTGAGCGCCGATCCTGCCAGCGAAGCGGATCCTGTTATTAAAAATCTGCTCTGATGCTGGGGCTAGTTGCGGCCAGGGAGATTGATAAGATCGCGGATGGCCTGCTTGGCCACTTCGCGGCCCATGACTGCGATCGACTCTGTAAGAGGAATTTTTTTGGGGCAGACTTGAGCGCAGTTCTGCGCATTGCCGCAATCGCTTACGCCGCCTTCTGTCATGAGAGAGCGAGTTCGCTCTTCAGCCATGAGCTTACCAACGGGGTGTTCATTGAAAAGTCTTGCTTGCGAGATGGGAGCGGGTCCAACGAACTTAGAACGAGCACTCACCTGAGGACACGATTCGCTGCAGCAGCCGCAAGTCATGCATGTTGAGAGAAGATAGCTCTGCTCTTGAGCTTTGGAACTGATTTTTGGTCCAAAACCTCTATCGAAGGAGTCGTCGACATCCACCCAAGCACGCACGCGCTTGAGTTGTTCAAACATGATATCGCGGTTTACAACTAGATCCTTAACAAGCGGAAACTTGGTGAAGGGGGCAAGAGTGACAACCGAGCTTCCAGTCGACTCGATGATCTTGTCGATCAGCGCGGTGCACGCTTGACGCGGCCTACCATTGATCAGCATCGAACAGGATCCGCACACCTCTTCTAAACACCCCTGCTCCCAAGCCACAGGAGTCACTTTTTCCGACTTCTTATTCACTGGAGACTTCTGCACTTCCATCAGCGCTGAGGTGACATTTAAGAGCGGACGGAGTTCAAGCTCAAACTCCTCCCAATACTGCTTCTCGGAGGTCCCCCGAAAAATCTTCAGCGTAAAAGTCTGTTTTTCCATGTAATTAGACCGGCAGAGTTATGTTTGAAGGGATATTCTCCAAAGTAGGCTTGAACCTTTTTGCTTTAGAATATTCCCTTTTTATCGGCTTTAAGTGTCTTAAGTCAACGGGTGTATAGCTAATCACAGGTTCATCTTTCTGCGGATCATAGGTCGCTATCGTCGTCTTCAGCCAATGCTCATCGTCGCGTGCGGCAAACTCCGGCTTGAAGTGGGCTCCACGGAACTCATTGCGCAGAAGTGCGCCTTTGGTCATGACAAGTGCCAGCTCCAGCATGTAGCCAAACTGGTTGGCAAAGGCATAGGTCTGGTTGAGCGTACCGCCTCTGTCATCGAGAGAGATCTGCTTGTAGCGCTCGCGGAGCTGCTTGATAACATCCATCGTCTTTTTAAGAGATTCGTTATCTCTTTTTACGGTGACGTTTCTGATCATCACATCGGAGAGCTCATCGTGCAGCTGGTGGATATTTTCCTTTCCACTGCGCGTAAGAAGGTCGTGCTTTAACGCCTCTTCTGCTGCAAGTGTATCCGTGTACATTTTGGTAGAGAGATTGCCATAGCTATCTTTCAGATTATCCAGATATCTCGGAACTTCGCCTCCAGCTACAAGGCCGGCAAAAATACAGGCCGTGAGAGAGTTAGCTCCTAGTCTGTTGGCTCCATGGTATTGGAACTCCGACTCTCCAACTTGGAAACAGCCGGGAATATTAGTCATCTGGCGGTAGCGCGTCATTCGATCGGGATCATCGGCGGCCGGCCAGTCTACCCAGGCGCCTCCCATCGAATAGTGAACGGCTGGGAAGATCTTCATCGGAAGCTTGTGGGGATCTTCGCCCGTAAACTTGTGGTAGATCTCAAGAACAGATTCGATCTTATGCTGTTGAGAGGGGGGAAGATGGGAGACGTCGAGATAGACCTGCATCTTCCCATCGATGCCAAGGCCAAGCTCACAAACGCGGAGGACCTCTCTTGATCCGATATCTCGCGGCACGAGATTCCCGAAAGCGGGGTACATCTCTTCTAGAAAGTACCAGGGCTCTCCCGTCTTTCCACACTGAATCGTCTTGCCTTCAGGATCGACAATCGTCTTTGTCGAATCTCCATACACCCAGATCCTTCCTCCCTCTCCTCGAGCCGACTCGGAGATTAGGCGCATCTTATCTTCTCCAGGAATCGCCGTCGGATGGATCTGAATAAACTCACCATTGGCGTACTTCATTCCCTGTTTGAAGAGGCGTCCATTCGCGGCTCCCGTACAGAAAGTAGAGTTTGTCGACTTCTTAAAGATCAGGCCCGGCCCTCCGGTTCCAAAAATCACTGCATCTGCTTTCAGGATGTCCAGCTTCATTGTGAAGAGATCCATGATCACGATTCCGCGGGCGTTTCCCTCATCGTCCATGACAAGACGCATGAACTCGTGATTTTCAAATTTTTCCACTCTGCCCTTCGTTTCATAACGGCGCACCTGCTCATCTAGAGCGTAGAGGAGCTGCTGGCCTGTCGAGGCGCCGCAAAAGGCTGTGCGGTGGTAGAGTGTGCCGCCAAAACGACGGAAGTCGAGATTTCCTTCACTTGTACGGTTGAAAGGGCAGCCAAAACGCTCCATCATGCGTATGATGCCAGGAGCTGCCATACACATTTCGAGAACTGGTGGCTGGTCGGCTAAAAAGTCTCCGCCTTTGATCGTGTCGTATGCGTGCACGAGGGGAGAGTCATCCTCGTTTTTTAAATTCATGCCCGCGTTGATTCCGCCTTGGGCACAGACCGAGTGAGAACGCTTGACTTTTGTAACAGAGACGATCTTGACATGGCATCCATTTTCAGCCAGCTTCATCGCAGCAGAAAGACCTGCAAGGCCTCCGCCGACCATTATCACCTCTTTTCCCATCTTCTTCGCACTCATAGAATTTTTCAGTAACGCAGGTTTAGCCAGTAGGTTCCCCAGATCGAAGCGAGCCCCAAAAATGCCACAAGCAGCATGAGTCCAATTGCAAAAGTGGCCGTCGACTTCTGAGCCGACATCCTCAGCACGACTCCCCAGGTGATCAGAAATGTCCATAGGCCATTGAAGCCGTGGAAGCAGGCAGATAGCACAAAAATCGTATAGAGAAATACGTAGATCGGGCTTTTAAAAGTATCGCGCACGAGCAGAAGAGATGCCGTTCCAAAATTATCTGAAACAGCAAGCACCTCATCATCGGCAAGAGAGTAGCTCCCAAGCATCTTGACCCAGTTGATCTTATCTTGAAATTTCTGGGCTGAGGTAAAAATTACCTCTCGCTGAGAGTCGTATTTCACAGAAGCGGGGCCGTCCCAAGTGAGAATCTCATTCTTCTTCAAAGAGTCCGCCGCTTCAAAAAGAGCCTCTTCATCGCTGCGGTCCTTTAAACTTCTCTTTTCGATCTCTATTGCCTCCTTGTCGAAGAGAGCAACTTTCAATCGGTCCGCCACCGTATAGAGTCCATTGTCAACCTTTACCGGCGCAAAGTAGGCGACATCTCCACCGATATTTAGAGAAGCTGGATAGTCGATAAAGCGGAACTTAACCACATGGGCAACGAGCATAAAAAGCAGAATCCAGGAGGTGATCCTCTGCCAGGAGTAGGCGCGATTCCGGCCATATTCGGGAAGGGATGGAGTCGACCCGTCTGTCTTGTGAGCATTGGGCTTTGCAGTGAAGAGATACTTCACACCCCAGATTAAGTGGATGGCGATCGGCACTCCAAGAAGTGTGAATTCGATGAATGAGAGGTAGGGGAGGTTGTGGATCCCGTTGACCATCTCGACAAATCCCCTCCCATTATCTCCAAGCAGAAGTGCCGCCTGCGAATTTACAAGCAGATGCTCCATGAGAAAAAGAACAAGCCAGAGGCCCATCAAAGAGTGGAGTCTTCTCCATATAAAAGCGCGCGGAAGCTTAATTGTCGTATCTACACTCATCCATCTTACCAAAAAATGAAAAGATACTTGTACTCGTCTAAATAGTTTTTCAGAAAGAAAAAAATTTAATCGCGTTTTCAGAAGTGGCGCGTGCAACTTCATCTGGATTAAGATTTTTGATGCGAGCTAAAACCTCAACTGTCTCGGTGATGAAGGCAGGTTCATTTGGGCTGCCGCGCATGCTTTGAGGAGAGAGATAGGGAGCGTCGGTCTCAACGACGATATGGCTAAGAGGAACTGCTCTTGCAACTTCGCGAAGAGCTTCCGACTTTTTAAAAGTGAGAATGCCGCTAAAGGAGATCATCCAGCCTCTATCAACTGCGCGGGCAGCCTCTTGAGCACTCCCCGTGTAACAGTGAAGAAGTGCCGGTCTGCCTTTATAGACCTCATCTGTCATCGCAAAGAGATCTTCAAATGCATCTCTGCAGTGAAAAACAGCAGGCAGAGAGTATTTTACTGCTAAGGCAAGATAGCGGAGCAGAAACTTCTGCTGCGTCGTTTTAGGAGAGTGCTCGTAGTGATAGTCTAGCCCCGTCTCTCCGATCGCGACCAGCTTCTTCTGTTTTGCAGCCTCTTCGACAAGAGGAAAGAAGCTCTCTCCCTCTTTTTCTACGTCGTGGGGCGTGGTAGCAGCTGTATTGAAAACCCAATTGTAGCGAGAAGCGAGCGCGAGCCCCTTTTCGAGGCTCTGAACATCCGTGCAGATATTGACGATCTTCTGGACTCCCTTCGCTTGAGCGCGTCCGAGAATCTCATCCGCCAGCGGCGCCAGCTCCTCTCCCGTAAGATGTGCATGCGTATCAATGATCATGCTGCTCATGATAAAATAAAAAGTTGCTCCCTTCAACAGATTAAAAAGCTGTGAATGTTTTTAATAGTAGAAAAGACATGTCGGGTAGGCCAGGGGAAAGCTCCGCTTTCGCTCGGGGCCTCCCTGCGACCCTCTTGCGCTGCATCTCGCTTTGCCAAATCGCGTCCTCGGAGAAGGGGTGTACAGGGTAGGGCAATGGCCCACTCTGTTTTCGAGCACACGGTTTGGCAAAGCGAGGTGAAGCGCAAGGTGGTCGCGGGAGGTGTGGCGCGAGCGCACACCATCCGACATGTCTATTTGGGCTCTAAAAAAACTGAGTAAAAATCCCAAATAATAAAAAAATGAAATGCTTTTGTTTGATCAGAAAAATGTTCATTATTGGCAGTGGAGGAGAAGGTCGAGGCGGAAAATCTCTTGGGAGGTCACGCGTCGGACGTGAGGAAAGTCGGAGAGGTTGCGGATATGCGTCTCTAAAGTTATCTGGGGAAGAGCAGGGGGTTTCAACGAGAGAGGATCGAAAAAAAGCGAGGTTTCAACAATCTCATAACCGCGAACAAACTCCTTCTCGATATGCTTTTCACTTTCCGCCTTCTCGATCAGACTCTTCCAGTCCCGTTCCCAATGGTGGCCCCAGGTCTCTGTTTTTTTGAACAGCTCCTCTTTTGTGCGCACCCAGCTATAGTGATGCACGAGCGGAAGCCCATCTTTTGCAACTACCCCTTTTTGTTTAGGTCCTGGAGTTCTTAAAAATGTTCCTATGCGCTCATCGTCATGCAAAAGCAGGTCGGGTGTGAGCGCTCTTCTCTTAGCTAACATAGTTGAATCCGGGAAGATACTCGCGCAAGTATAGGGAGATCGCGAGTACCAGTAGGTCGCAAGGCGAAGCGCCGAATACTCCTCAAAAGGGAAATCCTTTATCCACGCTGCAAACCTCTTTCCATCCACGATCTCATCAGCATCTAAAAAGAGAATGCTCTCTATTTCTTTGGGTAGCAGATAGAAAGGAAGAAGCCTAGTCGTGTTGTGCCAGTGGTGCACCCGGTCTAAATCTTCATGGGCGAAGGGAGAGCTCCTGCCGTAGGGTTTCTCAGGGTCAAACGCGAATTCGATGAAGCTGCAATCGGGATAGCGCCTGTAACACTCTTCAATGAGAGCAAGATCTTCAAGACTCCCATCGAAAAAGTGGTCGCAAATAACGATCATGATTAGATCGGAAAAGAGCCGCGCCTCTTGGATACTGCGCTCCAGAAACCGCCAATCATTTGTACAAAAACTAATTACTGTTGCAAGCGGCCCGCGTTTCCTTGACAAATGCCCCTCGAATTCGTTATGCATGTAGGTAATCTCGGTAGGCTTATGACTTCATCTCTTCTTGCGGCAAATATCTTCCTTAGCTCTTATTCTCAATCCGACTTTTTCGGTAAACTTATTTTTCTCGGTCTCTTTGCGCTCTCTATCGCCTGCTGGATCGTTCTGATTCAGAAGACCTGGATGACGCGTAATGTCCAGAGAGTCTCTCTCTCTTTTCAGAAAGCGATCGCCCAAAACAAGCGCCCTCTCTTTTCACTTGATGTTGCAGACCTTCCAAAACAGCTGAATAGAGCACTTCCAAACCCCTTTGCAGAAATTTTTGATACACTCAAACAAAAATCGGTTGAACTCCTCAATAAGAACCACTTCTTTTCGGCTAAAGATAGCCCTGAGCCAGCTCCCGTCTACCTCTCTCCAAAAGATCTCGAGCTTATCGAATCGCACGTCCTTACAACAATCTCATCTCAAACTAAGCTCTTGGAAAAAAACCTCTTTGTTCTTTCGACTATCGCCACTTTAGCCCCCTTTCTAGGACTGCTCGGCACCGTCTGGGGCATTCTAATCACCTTCTCCGAACTGCATAGCGGCGCCTCTGCAGGATCCAATGCGGCAATGCTCGGCGGACTATCCACCGCGCTTGCAACCACTGTGCTTGGCCTGGTCATTGCGATTCCCGCTCTCGTCGCTTATAACTATTTGAAAAATTCGGTCCGCACCTTCTCCTCAGATATGGAGGACTTCCTCTACCTCCTCCTCTCTACAGTTGAACTCCAGTACCGCAAGGTCAACTAAACTATGAGACGAAGACCAGGAAGATTTTCAGGTAGTCAAGCCGATGAAGAGGCGTCCGTCAATCTGACTCCACTCATCGACGTCGTCTTCGTCGTTCTCATCATGTTTATCATCATCGCCCCGATGCTGGAACTCGACCGCATCCAGCTCGCATCTGCAAGCCAGAAAGAGAGCAAAGAGATGGCGGTTGTTCAAGATAGTAGCCCTGTTACGATCCGCGTGCGCGAGGATAATAGCATCTGGTTCAATGGAAAGATCGTCTCTAAAGAGGAGCTCCTCCCTCTATTAAAGCAAGCGAAAAAGAACCACTCGACTCGCACTCCCCAACTTTTTCACGATAAGAAAGCGCAGTTTGGCACCTACCAGATCGTAAAAAACGCCGTTGAACTCGCAGGCTTTGAGCAGTTAGATATTATTCTGCAACCCGGCTGATATAGGATGAAGCGCGCTATTGTCTATACGGTTCTCTCGGCGCACCTCTTTTTCCTCTTCTATATCCATCTGTCTTTCAATCCCGAAAACAAGAAGTCGCATAAACCTCTCATTGTGAAGACGATCACACCTAGCGCTCAGCCAAAAGAGAAGAGCGCATCACCCACCAGAGCTGTTAGCCAGACTAAGCCCAAACAGAGTGCCCCTCCAGCAAGTAAACCCGCCTCTACACCAAAGCCCGCAAAGCCTCCGGCAAAAAAAGCACCCCCCATCGCCGATAAAAAGCTGGTCCAAGCGAAGAAAAAAGCGCCGGTAAAGCCCGTGCAAGATGAGAAGAGAGAGAAGATGTCTCAAAAACTTCTGCAGGAGCTGGAGGATAACCTTTCAAAGTTAGAGCCTACGCCAGACAAAAAGAGAGCAGCATCGAAAAAATTCGATGCGCCGTCACCCGTCGCACCTATTGGGCCCTTGAGTATCGATGCTTCATCGAGAGACGCATCCATTGATGAGAGCTATGAAGCCTCTCTGATCGGATATCTAAAAGAGACGCTCAATCTCCCCGAATATGGAGAGGTGAAGATCCAGCTCACGCTAAAACAAGACGGCTCCGTCGTAAATCTTGTGGTCTTAAAAACGGAAAGTGAGAAAAATAGGAAGTATCTAGAGGCTAGCCTTCCCCGTTTGAGATTTCCACAATTGGAAGGAAGTAGAAAACAGGAGACTTTTGTCTTCACATTTTGTAACGAGTTGTAGCTATGAACATTCTTAAAAATACTCTTCTCTGTCTGATTACTCTTTGCGCAAGCATTCAGGCAGAAGCCCCGCAAAACCCTGAAATCCGCGTTCAGCTCTCAACTGCTAGCTCCCTGATTCCAGTTTATATGGGCAGATTTGATGGCGAGACATCCCTAGATAGAAATTACCTCTCTCAGCTCGAATCCGTCCTCCTATTCGATTTAAATAATAATGGATCGACACGAGCCCTCCCAATTAACGACCAGAAAGAGAAAGTTCTTACTGCAAAAGAGGCAAAAGAGTGCTTTTCACCAAAAGCATGGAAGAGCTTTGGAATCGCCCATGTGATGAAAGTGCTCATCACTGGAAAGACCCTATCTCTTGATCTCTTCACCACCAGTTCTGGTTCGCTGAAACACTTCAGCGATATCACACTCACTGGAGAGATCGCTCACGACCGCCGCCAGATCCATAAACTTGCGGATGGGATTCACAAGTCTCTCTTTAACAGAGATGGCATTGCAAGCAGTCGCATCCTCTTTGCAAGACAAGCAAAAGAGGTTAGAGCCGACAGCCCCGATGCTGCCGGATGGGCTTCCGAGATCTGGGAGTGCGATTGGGACGGACACAATGCGCGTCAAATCACAAGCGAAAGAAGCTACTGCGTCACACCTGTATTCATTCCTGTTAGTTCTAGCTTTCCAGGTGCGAGCGACCGCTTTTTATACGTCTCCTACAAGTCTGGTCAGCCGAAGATCTTCCTCGCTTCTCTAAAAGAAGGAGTAGGGAGACGTCTGATCGATCTAAGAGGAAATCAGCTTCTTCCCGCAATTTCTCCTCAGCG
This Chlamydiales bacterium DNA region includes the following protein-coding sequences:
- the sdhB gene encoding succinate dehydrogenase iron-sulfur subunit, translating into MEKQTFTLKIFRGTSEKQYWEEFELELRPLLNVTSALMEVQKSPVNKKSEKVTPVAWEQGCLEEVCGSCSMLINGRPRQACTALIDKIIESTGSSVVTLAPFTKFPLVKDLVVNRDIMFEQLKRVRAWVDVDDSFDRGFGPKISSKAQEQSYLLSTCMTCGCCSESCPQVSARSKFVGPAPISQARLFNEHPVGKLMAEERTRSLMTEGGVSDCGNAQNCAQVCPKKIPLTESIAVMGREVAKQAIRDLINLPGRN
- the sdhA gene encoding succinate dehydrogenase flavoprotein subunit, yielding MGKEVIMVGGGLAGLSAAMKLAENGCHVKIVSVTKVKRSHSVCAQGGINAGMNLKNEDDSPLVHAYDTIKGGDFLADQPPVLEMCMAAPGIIRMMERFGCPFNRTSEGNLDFRRFGGTLYHRTAFCGASTGQQLLYALDEQVRRYETKGRVEKFENHEFMRLVMDDEGNARGIVIMDLFTMKLDILKADAVIFGTGGPGLIFKKSTNSTFCTGAANGRLFKQGMKYANGEFIQIHPTAIPGEDKMRLISESARGEGGRIWVYGDSTKTIVDPEGKTIQCGKTGEPWYFLEEMYPAFGNLVPRDIGSREVLRVCELGLGIDGKMQVYLDVSHLPPSQQHKIESVLEIYHKFTGEDPHKLPMKIFPAVHYSMGGAWVDWPAADDPDRMTRYRQMTNIPGCFQVGESEFQYHGANRLGANSLTACIFAGLVAGGEVPRYLDNLKDSYGNLSTKMYTDTLAAEEALKHDLLTRSGKENIHQLHDELSDVMIRNVTVKRDNESLKKTMDVIKQLRERYKQISLDDRGGTLNQTYAFANQFGYMLELALVMTKGALLRNEFRGAHFKPEFAARDDEHWLKTTIATYDPQKDEPVISYTPVDLRHLKPIKREYSKAKRFKPTLENIPSNITLPV
- a CDS encoding succinate dehydrogenase, which encodes MSVDTTIKLPRAFIWRRLHSLMGLWLVLFLMEHLLVNSQAALLLGDNGRGFVEMVNGIHNLPYLSFIEFTLLGVPIAIHLIWGVKYLFTAKPNAHKTDGSTPSLPEYGRNRAYSWQRITSWILLFMLVAHVVKFRFIDYPASLNIGGDVAYFAPVKVDNGLYTVADRLKVALFDKEAIEIEKRSLKDRSDEEALFEAADSLKKNEILTWDGPASVKYDSQREVIFTSAQKFQDKINWVKMLGSYSLADDEVLAVSDNFGTASLLLVRDTFKSPIYVFLYTIFVLSACFHGFNGLWTFLITWGVVLRMSAQKSTATFAIGLMLLVAFLGLASIWGTYWLNLRY
- a CDS encoding TatD family hydrolase; this encodes MIIDTHAHLTGEELAPLADEILGRAQAKGVQKIVNICTDVQSLEKGLALASRYNWVFNTAATTPHDVEKEGESFFPLVEEAAKQKKLVAIGETGLDYHYEHSPKTTQQKFLLRYLALAVKYSLPAVFHCRDAFEDLFAMTDEVYKGRPALLHCYTGSAQEAARAVDRGWMISFSGILTFKKSEALREVARAVPLSHIVVETDAPYLSPQSMRGSPNEPAFITETVEVLARIKNLNPDEVARATSENAIKFFSF
- a CDS encoding MotA/TolQ/ExbB proton channel family protein; translated protein: MTSSLLAANIFLSSYSQSDFFGKLIFLGLFALSIACWIVLIQKTWMTRNVQRVSLSFQKAIAQNKRPLFSLDVADLPKQLNRALPNPFAEIFDTLKQKSVELLNKNHFFSAKDSPEPAPVYLSPKDLELIESHVLTTISSQTKLLEKNLFVLSTIATLAPFLGLLGTVWGILITFSELHSGASAGSNAAMLGGLSTALATTVLGLVIAIPALVAYNYLKNSVRTFSSDMEDFLYLLLSTVELQYRKVN
- a CDS encoding biopolymer transporter ExbD; translation: MRRRPGRFSGSQADEEASVNLTPLIDVVFVVLIMFIIIAPMLELDRIQLASASQKESKEMAVVQDSSPVTIRVREDNSIWFNGKIVSKEELLPLLKQAKKNHSTRTPQLFHDKKAQFGTYQIVKNAVELAGFEQLDIILQPG
- a CDS encoding flagellar hook-length control protein FliK — encoded protein: MKRAIVYTVLSAHLFFLFYIHLSFNPENKKSHKPLIVKTITPSAQPKEKSASPTRAVSQTKPKQSAPPASKPASTPKPAKPPAKKAPPIADKKLVQAKKKAPVKPVQDEKREKMSQKLLQELEDNLSKLEPTPDKKRAASKKFDAPSPVAPIGPLSIDASSRDASIDESYEASLIGYLKETLNLPEYGEVKIQLTLKQDGSVVNLVVLKTESEKNRKYLEASLPRLRFPQLEGSRKQETFVFTFCNEL
- the tolB gene encoding Tol-Pal system protein TolB, with protein sequence MNILKNTLLCLITLCASIQAEAPQNPEIRVQLSTASSLIPVYMGRFDGETSLDRNYLSQLESVLLFDLNNNGSTRALPINDQKEKVLTAKEAKECFSPKAWKSFGIAHVMKVLITGKTLSLDLFTTSSGSLKHFSDITLTGEIAHDRRQIHKLADGIHKSLFNRDGIASSRILFARQAKEVRADSPDAAGWASEIWECDWDGHNARQITSERSYCVTPVFIPVSSSFPGASDRFLYVSYKSGQPKIFLASLKEGVGRRLIDLRGNQLLPAISPQRDKVAFICDAAGRSDLFMQPFNPQTGEVGKPQQLFSYPHSTQASPTFSPDGTKVAFVSDKDRSMRIYVIPATGSGRRANPQLITKQNSENSCPSWSPDGRKLAYSAKTGGVRQIWIYDFATQEERQLTSGAGNKENPTWAADSLHLVFNSTDASSSELYVVNLNQPDAIRITKGQGKNHYPTWGPR